From one Mobula hypostoma chromosome 28, sMobHyp1.1, whole genome shotgun sequence genomic stretch:
- the LOC134338863 gene encoding gastrula zinc finger protein XlCGF49.1-like, producing the protein MSFTCSDCGKGFTRSSSLQRHQSVHTGERPFTCSVCGKGFTRSSHLQAHQSIHTGEKPFTCSYCGKGFTGSTDLLAHQSVHTGEKPFSCSDCGKGFSRSFSLQRHQRVHTGERPFTCSMCGKGFTRSGSLQTHLRFHTGEWPFTCSDCGKRFTRSSDLLAHQLVHTGKMLFSCSDCGKGFTRSFSLQRHQSVHTGEKPFTCSVCGKGFARSSHLQTHQSVHTGGKLFTRSDCGKGFTGSTDLLTHQQVHTGETV; encoded by the coding sequence ATGTCGTTCActtgctcggactgtgggaagggattcactcggtcatccagcttgcagagacaccagtcagttcacactggggaaaggCCGTTCACATGTTCTGtatgtggaaagggattcactcgtTCATCCCACCTACAGGCACACCAGTcaattcacaccggggagaaaccattcacctgtTCTTACTGTGGGAAGGGTTTCACTGGATCAACTGACCTACTGGCacatcagtcagttcacactggggagaagccgttctcatgctctgactgtgggaagggattctctcGGTCTTTCAGCCtccagagacaccagcgagttcacactggagagagaccATTCACGTGTTccatgtgtgggaagggatttactcggTCAGGCAGCCTGCAGACACACCTGCgatttcacactggggagtggccattcacatgctctgactgtgggaagagattcactcggtcGTCTGACCTGCTAGCACATCAGTTAGTTCACACTGGAAAGATGTTGTTctcctgttcagactgtgggaagggattcactcggtcattcagcctacagagacaccagtcagttcacactggggagaagccattcacttgTTCcgtttgtgggaagggattcgctcGGTCATCTCACCTACAGACACACCAGTCGGTTCACACCGGGGGGAAACTGTTTACccgctcagactgtgggaagggtttcACTGGATCAACTGACCTACTgacacatcagcaagttcacactggggaaacaGTTTAa